The window gtcattcatattgagtggcgaactgggtaaacaattcttatgtgtttgcttatttttcgtttatcgtaatttcaattattcctaacattCTCAACCCAATATATCGagtaattttaaaatatcacaTATTTGCTTGTGATTATATATCTGAATGAAACAGTTTGAGGTTATTATTTGGTTGAGTGAACTGACACAATCCCTTTAGGAATATCTCCCACTAGAGAATATTTGCATAAAACATTCATTTATTTCAATTCATCATGTAATTGTTTTATCTTACTCAAATTAAGCTATTTGTATGTATATGAAGCTATTGTGTATCGACAGGTGCAAGGCTGATAATATCGGTTGGGCCAACTTTCTTCCTCAAACTGGTGGTCAAATTGGCGGCATCAACACCTTCTCCGATGACCACCACTACTTTTTCGTTCTCGTCTCCTTCTAGTCCCACAAAGTTCACGCCTGCACCCATGCATTAATTCACTGTAATATGTTCATATTTGAAGTttgaagagaagagaagagaaggtACCATCAGCTTTTGCAGCAACCTTGAGTGCCTGAGTCCTGCATTTCTGGCAATTCATCTGCACCTTCAGCACAAGCTTTTGCTGCACACAACAATAATCAtcctaagtatatatatatgggaaTATTTTATATGTATGTATCAAGAAAGCATGCAAAAGAAATTCGATCATACCGTCATATTCTTCTGATCTGATCTGATCTGATGAATGGTTATTAGATGTCATGGAATTTATAAGTGAAAGATGGAGTCCTGACTCACTTATTATTGAAGAAACTACTAAGAATTTTCAAAGTCTACTACTCAAGAAACTTCCTACTTCTTATGTTTCATTTTACACATTACCTAATATGGAAATCCCAAAATTACcttttattttatgtaatcaagaAGTGCATGTGAACATGTCTCAATAGGTATAAGAGCTATAACACGGTTTAAAGTAAgggtaaaaacaaacaaacaaacatgtGCTTTTATCTTGTTTTTCAACCTAGTATCATTATTGTCGAAACATGGATTAAGATTTTCGTTGACGGAACAAGATTAGACAATAGACATCCTAACAAGGTTGGCATCTCTCTAATCCGACAAAACTCAATAAATATACAGAAAAATAAAGTGTTCAACAAAAAAAGAGAAaactaagaaaaataaaaatgtgtaaCATACAAATATTGTCAAGAATGAAGGCGTGACATAATCTAGACACAAAACTCCATCACCTGATTCCTGTGGACGAGATTCTACACCGAGCTAGCACGGTTCCCTTTCCTAAAAATATATGAGATCACGAGCTCCATAACCGAGCATTGAGACTGGCATTTTAGCCAGGCCTACCGAAGCTGCCATAGGACCTTCGGTGATCTGTGGTGCCGTACGTAGCTGCACTATATAAATGGAGTTTGATTCGATCCAAAGTTTAGTCCAACCCCTTTTCCCATACCACATCCACTTTGAAGATGACAACATGTATTTTTACAGTGTGTGCCAATGCCAAAGGAGTGGGAAAGGCAAAGCAGCTCCGAGCAAACCCCTAAGCAATTCTAAAAATTAATCCCTCCAGCACCCGCAGCGTCCGTCGCCAGGCGACCCCAACGTGGAGCCATCGGTGTTTACTTTCAGCCATTGATGGGGAGGCGATGGACTTCCAAAACTAACAATGTTAGGTGCAGGAGGCAACTAAGCTCTTCTTTTACTAAAAACGAGGAtcgtatatataaaaataaatgttaacgacttcaaaatgaaaaattttaaaaaataaagttgGTTAGCATCACATTTAATATGgaaacaaatttttattttccaaaatcatcattttcaaaACTTTTTCTCACTAAAACATTGGATTTCTCTTTCCTTACCGAACAACAACTAAACgacttggaaaagaaatttcGGTTAATTATCCCCTAGTCACAAAGgaaaacctcaatccttatTTGAAGAAAAAAAGCAAATTTCAACTATCagtttgaaaagaaaaattgaagcataagagcttttttttttgtaatgtaTAGGATGAGAAATATCGTTTTCTGAATTATATTAGTGATTTGAAGAGCCACTAAGAATGTGTTAGAATTGGTATTGAAAAGGCTCTTATGCTtccatttttcttttcaaactgaccgaaatttcttttccaagtcGTTTAGTTGTTGTTCAGTAAGGAAAGAGAAATTCaatgttttagagagagaaagttttgaaaatgatgattttggaaaataaaaatttgtttcTCATCCTAtacattacaaaaaaaaaaagctcttatcttcaatttttcttttcaaactGATAGTTGAAATTTGCTTTTTTTCTTCAAataaggattgaggttttcCTTTGCGACTAGGGGATAATTAACCgaaatttcttttccaagtcGTTTAGTTGTTGTTCGGTAAGGAAAGAGAAATTCaatgttttagagagagaaagttttgaaaatgatgattttggaaaataaaaatttgtttcCATATTAAATGTGATGCTAAAACTTTAGTTTttggaatttttcattttgaagtcgttaacaattaatcatttttatatacagtaaaacctctataaattaataatgttgaggatcatggaattttattaatttagagagttattaattaatcaataaattaataattattaatttatagagtgattttaaattttttaaaaataaattttaaattactaatttaaataa is drawn from Euphorbia lathyris chromosome 9, ddEupLath1.1, whole genome shotgun sequence and contains these coding sequences:
- the LOC136206713 gene encoding disease resistance protein Pikm1-TS; protein product: MTQKLVLKVQMNCQKCRTQALKVAAKADGVNFVGLEGDENEKVVVVIGEGVDAANLTTSLRKKVGPTDIISLAPVDTQ